The genomic window GCGGATACCACGCCACCACCACCCGCGACATCGCCAGTGGCGCCGGAATGAGCCCTGCCGCCCTGTACGTGCACTTCCCCTCCAAGGCGGCCCTGCTGTTCGCGATCAGCCGCAGCGGGCACGAGCAGGCGCTCGCACTCGTGGAGAACGCGATCAACGACCCGGCGCTGCACGGGGAGCCGGTGCCGGTGATGCGCAGGGTGACCGAGGACTTCGTGGCCTGGCACGCGCGCAGGCACACCGTCGCGCGAGTGGTCCAGTACGAGCTGCAGGCGCTGCCGGAGCAGGAGTACGCGGTGGTGGCCGACCTGCGCA from Amycolatopsis cihanbeyliensis includes these protein-coding regions:
- a CDS encoding TetR/AcrR family transcriptional regulator → MTQSLPAELWPDVQPDAARRLMLAGVESFARRGYHATTTRDIASGAGMSPAALYVHFPSKAALLFAISRSGHEQALALVENAINDPALHGEPVPVMRRVTEDFVAWHARRHTVARVVQYELQALPEQEYAVVADLRRRIERAVRDLIERGLRTGVFRVGDARTAARAALSLGVDVARWYSERSGKAPPELGREYGELVLRMLGAEVG